One region of Maylandia zebra isolate NMK-2024a linkage group LG10, Mzebra_GT3a, whole genome shotgun sequence genomic DNA includes:
- the LOC101466082 gene encoding mannose-P-dolichol utilization defect 1 protein: protein MATSTIKEFLVTYLMPEKCYYELFLNFHFHVPCLKFVLNKTAGFWIILDTFLAQLPQLIKMLWGGSAEGLSLSAFFLQLYAFSCPVVYAMANNFPLFAWADRLFMLAQTVAIVFLIFHYRGDTVRGVLLLFALCGVMLLLCSYAAAAVISVIQASSLAAFIASKVLQATTNYHNGHTGQLSTLSVLLSFAGCLGVAFVSLQENGNSPVSLSHILSACLSCVLLAQILCYKAGAVSTTKKTV, encoded by the exons ATGGCCACGTCAACCATCAAAGAGTTTCTTGTAACTTATTTAATGCCAGAAAAATGCTACTACGAGCTCTTCCTGAACTTTCACTTTCACG TGCCATGCCTAAAGTTCGTACTAAACAAAACTGCCGGATTCTGGATCATACTGGACACATTCCTGG CACAACTGCCTCAGTTGATAAAGATGTTATGGGGAGGAAGTGCAGAGGGTCTGAGTCTTAGCGCCTTCTTCTTGCAGCTTTATGCTTTCTCGTGTCCTGTTGTGTACGCTATGGCCAACAACTTCCCACTCTT TGCCTGGGCTGATAGGCTCTTCATGCTTGCCCAGACAGTGGCGATCGTCTTCCTCATCTTCCATTATCGCGGTGATACGGTCCGAG GAGTTCTGCTCCTCTTTGCTCTCTGTGGTGTAATGCTCCTCCTGTGCTCctatgcagcagcagcagtcatcTCAGTGATACAGGCCTCCAGTTTGGCGGCTTTCATTGCAAGCAAG GTTCTCCAGGCTACAACAAACTATCACAACGGCCACACGGGTCAACTATCCACTCTGTCAGTGTTGCTTTCATTTGCAGGGTGTCTGGGTGTGGCCTTTGTTTCTTTACAG GAAAATGGAAACTCTCCTGTGAGTTTGTCACACATACTGTCAGCCTGTCTCAGCTGTGTCCTTCTGGCTCAGATCCTCTGCTACAAGGCCGGCGCTGTCAGCACTACAAAGAAGACAGTGTag